In Microvenator marinus, one genomic interval encodes:
- a CDS encoding VIT domain-containing protein translates to MKIRLLSIFAVVLGLCSLSCDKEKVLETAKPVANAPEIRAVFIEGEADGLSIKVGDETRPLDATAPVPAGAVIESTTRARLSVGPTTVVLGEDSAVEVYDSAFELKILKGEVLVEGEGAEPLVIHTPHADFRAEFSKANFLVRADETLVSVARGELGVTHGGQTQLAFAGQEVSVRGGASSILWSSQIGENVGWSELVRPSEERVYTSLPRGLGKLVGRPPLSSNERELDMVGHDVSVRIAGNVAYTEVHESFKNPTGESLEGLYRFPLPPDAQISRLALKVGNTWMEGEFLETARAERIWRDIITPRRDPAILKWKQGNQFELRIFPILPGQIREVKIGYTQELKPAAEGYRYVYPMAAEEAAGVLTKEFGFEAKLLGVDASAALEVSGYPAEVRRGASESDQATAIVSYDAKDFRPSGDFVIRYTGGADSQALRSDVGAIRTWSFTSDKTPKSEPSTFVLSAIRPVFETPGTRSSRDFVIVADTSYSRRGLVAELQTELVQKLVEEMDPRDRVSAMACSVRCVPLSTPEFTLASTARALALGDALGKMEAAGTYNALEGVEVASRLFAARSGEDSKRETHVIVLTDGQVSAGWLNPSKIKSEASSLLESVSARVSVVDFGGDSDALVLEAIASAGKGSVIALDPMLPRASQALNILSLHYGQVLRDVEILLPDGLQMQTETRKGALLSGDELVVASRTMEPGLEGVVEIRGTLGDNPWKGTFPLKVEPSSKFGFVPRAWASHRIAQLELGEEDARSEIIRTSIRYGVLSRYTALLALEDRAMMDEFGVKARQRDDWRGEEVEAEVSEGDMLADSGAKDAEAPMAAPAPAKSGRAMAPQKSMSLDSLGGAEMDFKEPPMERRSARRRPMYPVRVPVVEHTVTEGVSESLVESAKRRLDSLRRRLDREPENRTYMMRYIRGLVRAHEHEQAKEWTEKWLATNSSDPEALVQKAQLLSHEGRFDEAMMHLASAADSAARGTWIQERIHKAYASIGEAALACQHEASWAEARNKAFDKKCELASDTTLFGLSQASLSAETTTVNLKGGQIEIELEWQGPARHHILLVEPDGRTLSAFSQRRGLVVSHEKGREKLVLPSSYSGQFQVRVVSEADGGSAKLSIKAGANKRTYEIEPSRAQGWVAQVAHEVKYRTRARPFR, encoded by the coding sequence ATGAAGATTCGATTGCTGAGTATTTTCGCAGTAGTTTTGGGGCTCTGCTCTCTTTCTTGCGACAAAGAGAAAGTATTGGAAACTGCTAAGCCGGTGGCCAATGCCCCTGAAATTCGCGCCGTTTTTATTGAAGGCGAAGCCGACGGACTTTCGATCAAAGTGGGAGATGAAACTCGCCCCTTGGACGCCACCGCGCCCGTGCCGGCTGGTGCCGTCATCGAAAGCACCACGCGGGCTCGACTCAGCGTTGGGCCAACGACCGTGGTGTTGGGAGAGGACTCAGCGGTTGAGGTCTACGACTCGGCATTTGAGCTCAAGATCCTGAAGGGAGAGGTCCTGGTTGAGGGAGAGGGCGCCGAGCCACTCGTGATTCACACTCCACATGCAGACTTCAGGGCAGAATTCTCAAAGGCGAACTTCCTCGTGCGGGCTGATGAGACTCTGGTGAGCGTCGCACGCGGAGAGCTAGGCGTGACTCACGGAGGCCAAACCCAGCTTGCGTTCGCAGGGCAGGAGGTTTCGGTCCGAGGCGGAGCTTCGAGCATTCTGTGGTCTTCGCAGATTGGCGAGAATGTGGGGTGGTCCGAGTTGGTTCGTCCCTCCGAGGAGCGCGTGTACACGAGCCTTCCGCGTGGGCTTGGAAAGCTTGTGGGGCGACCACCACTCTCGTCTAATGAGCGCGAGCTCGACATGGTTGGCCACGATGTAAGCGTGCGAATCGCCGGTAACGTGGCCTATACCGAGGTTCACGAGTCTTTTAAGAATCCAACCGGTGAGAGCCTCGAAGGCCTCTACCGCTTTCCACTTCCTCCCGATGCCCAGATATCGCGACTCGCCCTGAAGGTTGGAAACACCTGGATGGAAGGCGAGTTCCTTGAGACGGCGCGCGCTGAGCGAATCTGGCGGGATATCATCACGCCGAGACGCGATCCTGCGATCCTCAAATGGAAACAGGGCAATCAATTTGAACTTCGGATCTTCCCAATCCTTCCGGGCCAAATTCGTGAGGTCAAGATTGGCTATACACAAGAGCTGAAGCCGGCTGCAGAAGGCTATCGCTATGTGTATCCTATGGCGGCCGAAGAGGCTGCTGGTGTTTTGACTAAAGAGTTTGGCTTCGAAGCCAAACTTTTAGGTGTGGACGCGTCGGCTGCACTCGAGGTCTCGGGCTACCCGGCTGAGGTGCGACGAGGTGCAAGTGAAAGCGACCAAGCTACGGCCATAGTCTCCTACGATGCCAAAGACTTTAGGCCGAGTGGGGACTTCGTCATCCGCTACACGGGTGGCGCGGATTCCCAGGCACTGAGGTCTGACGTTGGTGCGATTCGTACCTGGTCATTCACGAGTGATAAGACGCCTAAGTCGGAGCCGTCTACCTTTGTGTTAAGCGCGATTCGGCCGGTCTTTGAGACGCCCGGCACGCGCTCGAGTCGCGATTTCGTGATCGTGGCCGATACATCCTATTCGCGCCGGGGTTTAGTCGCCGAGCTGCAAACTGAGCTCGTTCAGAAATTGGTCGAAGAGATGGACCCTCGTGATCGCGTGAGTGCGATGGCGTGCTCGGTACGATGCGTGCCGCTCTCTACTCCCGAGTTCACCCTTGCGTCGACGGCCCGTGCACTGGCCCTTGGCGACGCCCTTGGAAAGATGGAAGCCGCTGGAACCTACAACGCGCTTGAAGGTGTTGAGGTTGCTTCACGCCTTTTTGCGGCTCGGTCTGGAGAGGATTCAAAGCGTGAAACTCATGTGATCGTTCTCACCGACGGTCAGGTGAGCGCAGGATGGTTGAATCCGTCGAAGATCAAATCAGAGGCTTCGAGTCTCCTCGAGTCCGTTAGCGCGCGGGTTAGCGTTGTGGACTTCGGAGGGGACTCCGATGCGTTGGTGCTCGAGGCCATTGCTTCGGCCGGCAAAGGAAGTGTGATCGCTCTTGACCCCATGCTTCCCAGGGCGTCCCAGGCTCTCAACATTCTCAGTCTTCACTACGGGCAAGTCCTAAGGGACGTGGAGATTTTGCTTCCGGATGGCCTGCAAATGCAGACCGAGACTCGAAAAGGTGCATTACTGAGTGGGGATGAATTGGTAGTAGCGTCGCGCACAATGGAGCCAGGCCTGGAAGGTGTTGTTGAGATCCGTGGAACTCTTGGAGATAATCCTTGGAAGGGGACTTTTCCGCTCAAAGTAGAGCCGAGTTCAAAATTCGGGTTTGTTCCGAGGGCGTGGGCTAGTCATAGGATTGCGCAACTAGAGCTAGGCGAAGAGGATGCGCGTTCCGAGATTATCCGCACCTCGATTCGCTATGGAGTCTTGTCGCGCTACACCGCTCTCCTTGCGCTCGAAGATAGGGCGATGATGGATGAGTTCGGCGTCAAGGCTCGCCAGCGCGACGATTGGCGCGGCGAAGAGGTGGAGGCCGAAGTCAGTGAGGGAGACATGCTTGCAGATTCGGGCGCCAAAGACGCCGAGGCTCCGATGGCTGCGCCAGCACCAGCGAAGAGTGGGCGCGCCATGGCTCCTCAGAAGTCTATGAGTCTGGACTCGTTGGGTGGCGCCGAAATGGATTTCAAGGAGCCCCCGATGGAACGCCGTAGTGCTCGAAGGAGACCAATGTATCCGGTTCGCGTTCCGGTCGTTGAACACACCGTGACTGAAGGTGTGTCGGAGAGTTTGGTGGAGAGTGCGAAAAGAAGATTGGACTCACTTCGCAGAAGACTCGACCGTGAGCCCGAAAACCGTACATACATGATGCGCTACATCCGCGGTCTGGTTAGGGCACACGAGCATGAGCAAGCCAAAGAGTGGACTGAGAAATGGTTGGCGACAAATTCCTCGGACCCCGAGGCACTCGTTCAGAAAGCTCAACTTCTCTCGCACGAGGGCCGCTTTGATGAGGCCATGATGCACCTTGCTTCAGCTGCCGATTCCGCGGCTCGTGGGACCTGGATTCAAGAGCGAATCCACAAGGCTTACGCGTCGATTGGAGAAGCTGCGCTGGCTTGTCAGCACGAGGCGTCTTGGGCCGAAGCTCGAAACAAGGCGTTCGACAAAAAGTGCGAATTAGCAAGTGACACCACTCTTTTTGGTCTCTCACAGGCGAGCCTCTCAGCTGAAACTACGACCGTGAATCTCAAGGGCGGACAAATCGAGATTGAGCTCGAATGGCAAGGGCCCGCTCGGCATCATATCCTTCTGGTTGAGCCAGATGGGCGCACGCTATCTGCGTTTTCGCAACGCAGAGGTTTGGTGGTTTCGCACGAAAAAGGGCGTGAGAAACTGGTGTTGCCCAGTAGCTATTCGGGGCAATTCCAGGTTCGAGTGGTTTCCGAAGCCGACGGCGGAAGCGCAAAACTCAGCATCAAAGCTGGCGCGAATAAAAGGACTTACGAGATAGAGCCGAGTCGAGCCCAAGGCTGGGTAGCACAGGTTGCTCACGAAGTTAAATACCGCACCAGAGCACGCCCTTTTCGTTAA
- a CDS encoding xanthine dehydrogenase molybdopterin binding subunit: MTHYDARLHVQGLSTYVDDVAAPHGMLHAAVFSSPKAHGKLLGVNDSAAKELPGVKAILYAADIPGENQIGAIIPDEVLLATDEVHFIGHPIALVIADSPELARHACTLMKAEIEELPAVVCPREAYKKGNFIAPPRTFAMGDVDQAFAECDVVVEGECDIAGQEHLYLETQRTRAVWGEGGRIEVYSSTQSPYAVQKAIAKILGLPNHMVEVDVRRLGGGFGGKEDQATAWACLAALGAQILRRPVELVLNRVDDLKMTGKRHPYKADFKLGLKADGTFMAYEARLYQNSGAAADLSTAVLERSLFHATNSYFFPNTRVEAACCRTNIQPHTAFRGFGGPQGMFVVEAAIAKAADVMGLAREVLQYKNLLKEGESLPYGQKTEGCRTHTSWNRAVEKFNWSGMRRAADTFNSEHKTKKKGLAIMPICFGIAFTKTFFNQASALVHVYGDGSVSVSTGGVEMGQGVNSKMIDIAAKEFGISTSRVRLESTNTTRIANMSPSAASATADLNGNATILATQAILKRLKRLVAQELSVSDEELEFKDGKVWHREEPTEWTWEKVVGHAYFNRVGLSEHAFYATPNIWFDAEKEKGRPFAYHVYGTAIVESEIDVLRGTYDFTSVKIVHDLGRTVNELVDLGQIEGGFAQGIGWMTLEELAYHEDGRLLSHALSTYKAPDVYFMPDDMEIEWLTEPGPTGPYGSKAVGEPPLMYGIGAYFSLRDAMRAFREDDYEFRAPMTPERVLLGLQGHHSEEPAEAKSA; encoded by the coding sequence ATGACTCATTATGACGCACGACTTCACGTTCAAGGCCTCTCCACTTATGTGGACGATGTAGCCGCTCCACACGGCATGCTTCATGCCGCAGTCTTCTCTTCTCCAAAGGCCCACGGGAAGTTGCTGGGGGTCAACGATAGTGCCGCGAAAGAGCTTCCAGGCGTCAAGGCCATTCTCTACGCGGCGGACATCCCTGGTGAAAACCAAATCGGTGCGATTATTCCGGACGAAGTGCTTTTGGCGACGGATGAGGTGCATTTCATCGGACATCCAATTGCGTTGGTTATTGCGGACAGCCCGGAGCTTGCTCGGCATGCTTGCACGCTCATGAAGGCTGAAATCGAGGAGTTGCCGGCGGTTGTGTGCCCACGCGAGGCGTACAAAAAGGGGAATTTCATCGCGCCGCCTCGTACTTTCGCTATGGGCGATGTGGACCAGGCGTTCGCTGAATGCGACGTTGTGGTGGAAGGCGAGTGCGATATCGCGGGTCAAGAGCACCTCTATCTAGAAACTCAGCGAACGCGCGCGGTCTGGGGAGAGGGTGGAAGAATCGAAGTCTATTCGTCCACGCAGAGCCCATACGCCGTTCAGAAGGCAATCGCCAAAATCCTCGGACTACCCAACCATATGGTGGAGGTCGACGTTCGGCGCCTCGGTGGTGGGTTCGGCGGAAAAGAGGACCAGGCCACAGCGTGGGCCTGTCTGGCGGCCCTCGGTGCACAGATTCTGCGCCGTCCGGTCGAGCTTGTCTTGAACCGCGTAGATGACCTGAAGATGACCGGAAAGCGCCATCCGTATAAGGCCGATTTTAAGCTCGGGCTGAAGGCAGATGGGACGTTTATGGCCTATGAGGCGAGGCTTTACCAAAATTCTGGTGCGGCCGCCGATTTGTCGACTGCTGTGCTCGAGCGAAGCCTCTTTCACGCCACAAACTCCTACTTTTTCCCGAACACCCGAGTTGAGGCGGCCTGCTGCCGCACCAATATCCAGCCGCACACGGCGTTTAGGGGATTCGGTGGGCCACAGGGTATGTTCGTGGTTGAGGCGGCCATCGCCAAGGCTGCCGACGTGATGGGGCTTGCTCGCGAGGTTCTGCAGTATAAGAACCTTCTGAAAGAGGGCGAATCGTTGCCTTATGGTCAGAAGACCGAGGGCTGCCGAACTCATACGTCTTGGAATCGAGCGGTCGAAAAGTTTAACTGGTCCGGCATGAGGCGTGCCGCTGATACTTTCAACTCAGAGCACAAAACCAAAAAGAAGGGCCTTGCGATCATGCCGATATGTTTCGGGATTGCGTTCACCAAGACCTTCTTCAATCAGGCTTCTGCGCTGGTTCACGTCTACGGGGACGGCAGCGTAAGCGTCTCCACAGGGGGCGTGGAGATGGGGCAGGGCGTGAACTCGAAGATGATCGACATCGCGGCAAAGGAGTTTGGAATTTCTACGAGCCGCGTCAGGCTCGAGAGTACCAATACCACTCGAATTGCGAATATGTCTCCGAGCGCAGCGAGTGCAACCGCCGACCTCAATGGAAATGCAACAATCCTCGCGACTCAGGCGATTTTGAAGCGCCTCAAGCGCCTCGTGGCTCAGGAGCTAAGTGTTTCTGATGAGGAGCTGGAGTTCAAGGACGGCAAGGTTTGGCATCGTGAAGAGCCGACGGAATGGACGTGGGAAAAGGTGGTGGGGCACGCGTACTTCAACCGTGTTGGGCTCTCTGAACATGCGTTTTACGCGACCCCCAACATCTGGTTTGATGCCGAAAAAGAGAAGGGGCGGCCGTTTGCCTATCATGTCTACGGTACAGCGATCGTTGAGTCTGAAATTGACGTTTTGCGAGGCACTTATGACTTTACGTCCGTCAAGATCGTGCACGATCTCGGGCGAACGGTGAACGAGTTAGTTGACCTCGGCCAGATCGAGGGTGGGTTTGCGCAGGGAATTGGTTGGATGACACTCGAGGAGTTGGCGTATCATGAGGATGGGCGTCTGCTATCTCACGCGCTCTCCACCTACAAGGCGCCCGACGTCTACTTCATGCCTGACGACATGGAAATCGAGTGGCTCACGGAACCAGGGCCCACTGGTCCCTACGGCTCGAAGGCCGTTGGTGAACCCCCCTTGATGTATGGAATCGGGGCGTATTTCTCTTTGAGAGACGCCATGAGAGCGTTTCGAGAAGACGATTACGAGTTTAGGGCTCCAATGACGCCTGAACGAGTTCTTCTTGGGTTGCAGGGGCATCATTCGGAAGAACCGGCCGAGGCAAAGAGCGCGTAG
- a CDS encoding cytochrome-c peroxidase yields MSPIQTPFKLCVFSLWFVALSVGCSGAGGALPLSDSSEGEDVMDIEVDEKPPKQTSPDSDNTSTIFLPEELYNYALIDTPSHFNYESERFHQQQPLSTADNTPANNPVTNEGATLGRVLFYDKNLSANRTVACASCHRPELGFSDNRVLSVGFDGGLTGRHSMGLTNARYYEAGQFFWDQRASTLEEQVLMPFQDQVEMGMTLETLVARVEGGPYYSPLFEAAFGDSSVSADRISKALAQFIRSIVSTKSRYDVGRAQVSARSEDFPNFTAEENLGKFLFSTPPGRGGFACFTCHQGEGMIPVEATTNGLDAEITDRGYGAVTGLATDEGTFKAPSLRNVELTAPYMHDGRFATLEDVIEHYSNGVQPAQNLNGPLAAFEFNMTSAEKSALVAFLKTLTDRELVEDPKFSDPFVD; encoded by the coding sequence ATGTCACCGATTCAAACCCCCTTCAAACTTTGTGTGTTTTCTCTCTGGTTCGTGGCGCTCTCGGTAGGGTGCTCTGGGGCTGGTGGGGCTCTACCTCTTTCTGATTCGTCAGAAGGAGAAGATGTGATGGATATCGAAGTGGACGAAAAACCTCCAAAGCAGACTTCACCTGATTCAGATAACACATCCACGATTTTCCTACCTGAGGAACTCTACAACTATGCACTCATCGATACGCCTTCCCATTTTAACTACGAGTCAGAGCGTTTTCATCAGCAGCAGCCCCTTTCGACCGCAGATAACACTCCGGCGAACAATCCGGTCACCAACGAGGGGGCAACGCTAGGTCGTGTGCTCTTCTACGATAAGAATCTGAGTGCAAATCGTACCGTGGCTTGTGCGTCATGCCATCGGCCAGAGCTAGGTTTCTCCGACAATCGTGTGCTGAGCGTGGGGTTCGATGGGGGGCTAACGGGCAGGCATTCCATGGGCTTGACCAATGCTCGATATTACGAGGCGGGTCAGTTCTTTTGGGACCAGCGGGCGTCTACACTTGAGGAGCAGGTTCTGATGCCATTCCAAGATCAAGTCGAAATGGGTATGACCTTGGAGACTCTGGTAGCTCGGGTCGAGGGCGGCCCTTACTATTCGCCGCTCTTCGAGGCCGCGTTTGGAGATTCTTCGGTCAGCGCGGATCGAATTTCGAAGGCTCTCGCTCAGTTCATTCGAAGTATTGTGAGCACAAAGAGTCGCTACGACGTGGGACGCGCTCAAGTTAGCGCGAGGTCCGAGGACTTTCCAAACTTCACAGCTGAAGAAAACCTCGGAAAGTTCCTTTTCTCGACCCCACCAGGCCGTGGGGGTTTCGCATGCTTTACGTGTCATCAAGGCGAAGGGATGATTCCTGTTGAAGCCACGACCAACGGCCTTGATGCCGAGATAACTGACCGTGGATACGGCGCCGTGACCGGCCTTGCGACTGACGAAGGAACGTTTAAAGCTCCATCACTTCGTAATGTGGAACTGACGGCACCCTACATGCACGACGGGCGCTTTGCGACGCTTGAGGATGTCATCGAACACTATTCAAATGGCGTTCAGCCTGCTCAGAATCTCAATGGTCCGCTGGCTGCGTTCGAGTTCAACATGACATCGGCTGAAAAATCGGCGTTAGTGGCGTTTCTCAAGACTCTGACTGACCGAGAGCTCGTCGAGGACCCAAAATTCAGCGACCCATTCGTCGACTAG
- a CDS encoding FAD binding domain-containing protein has product MAVEFWVNDELVVTEVSEGKLLLDFLRKDLAKTGTKEGCKEGDCGACSVMLGELKGSDVDYRVMTSCLIPLGEVHGKHVVTVEGVALSLDQLNPVQAAMVERGGSQCGYCTPGFIVSMTWWMLGEAGAPTLDSVKRAVSGNLCRCTGYNSIKRAGEDLVDHFSGKYKAAWESPKRLQSLVEAGLLPTYFSEVAARLKAIQPQKAVVPHGQADFYIGGGTDLYVQRGEEIPQSTVTILNRYPQMRGIEFKDGYFVLGSLTTFEEFAQHPELRRVIPSMDEWIWLIASLHLRNRATIAGNIVNASPIGDMSNLLLALDAELVMVAGDAERIVPLKSFYKGYKVYDKRPHEIITQIRFPDPDGAVIRFEKVSKRKALDIASVNSGAKLKVENGVVVEASLSAGGVAAYPLWLKDTGEFLRGKALNLENAAAALEIAMSEVSPISDVRGSADYKRLLTRQFLVAHLDALSDAPLAEELI; this is encoded by the coding sequence ATGGCAGTCGAATTTTGGGTCAATGATGAGTTGGTAGTCACCGAGGTGTCTGAAGGAAAGCTCCTTCTGGATTTCCTGCGAAAAGACCTCGCAAAAACAGGGACAAAAGAGGGCTGTAAAGAAGGCGATTGTGGTGCCTGCTCGGTGATGTTGGGCGAGCTCAAGGGCTCGGACGTTGACTACCGCGTGATGACCTCGTGCTTGATTCCGCTTGGAGAGGTGCACGGGAAACATGTCGTTACGGTGGAAGGCGTGGCACTAAGCCTCGACCAGCTCAACCCCGTTCAAGCTGCCATGGTGGAGCGAGGTGGCTCACAATGTGGCTATTGCACGCCGGGATTCATTGTCTCGATGACGTGGTGGATGTTGGGCGAAGCCGGCGCACCTACGTTGGACAGTGTTAAGCGCGCCGTCAGCGGCAATCTTTGCCGATGCACCGGCTACAACTCTATCAAACGCGCAGGTGAGGACCTGGTTGACCACTTCAGCGGTAAATACAAGGCTGCGTGGGAAAGCCCGAAGAGGCTGCAGAGTCTCGTGGAAGCGGGGCTTCTGCCGACGTACTTTTCTGAGGTCGCGGCTCGACTGAAGGCGATTCAACCCCAAAAAGCCGTTGTTCCACACGGTCAAGCTGACTTCTACATTGGAGGCGGCACGGATCTTTACGTGCAGCGCGGCGAAGAGATTCCTCAGTCCACGGTCACGATCCTGAATCGATACCCGCAGATGCGAGGGATTGAGTTCAAGGACGGCTATTTTGTGTTGGGAAGTCTCACCACGTTTGAGGAGTTCGCGCAGCATCCTGAGCTTCGCCGCGTGATTCCGAGCATGGACGAGTGGATATGGCTTATCGCCTCGTTGCATCTGCGAAACAGGGCCACGATTGCCGGCAATATCGTCAATGCTTCCCCCATTGGAGACATGTCGAACTTGCTCCTTGCCCTGGATGCCGAGTTGGTGATGGTGGCGGGAGATGCGGAACGTATCGTGCCACTCAAATCCTTCTACAAAGGATATAAAGTCTACGATAAGCGCCCCCACGAGATCATCACGCAGATTCGTTTCCCTGACCCCGATGGTGCGGTCATTCGTTTCGAAAAAGTTTCGAAGCGAAAGGCGCTCGATATCGCGTCCGTCAATTCTGGTGCCAAGCTGAAGGTGGAGAACGGTGTAGTGGTCGAGGCCAGCCTGAGTGCAGGCGGGGTGGCAGCCTATCCACTTTGGTTGAAAGATACGGGTGAGTTTTTGAGGGGTAAGGCGCTCAATCTCGAAAACGCTGCAGCCGCGCTTGAGATTGCCATGTCTGAGGTTTCGCCGATCTCCGATGTGCGTGGTTCGGCAGACTACAAACGACTCCTGACTCGCCAATTCTTAGTCGCCCACCTCGATGCACTTTCTGACGCCCCGCTCGCGGAGGAGTTGATATGA
- a CDS encoding ABCB family ABC transporter ATP-binding protein/permease, translating to MAKRRDPNPRENDLKSDTPFFKMLWTFVPYLKDHWVRAVVSIILLLSVKGATVTIPLVLKEIVDYLDAGDAALVAIPLGMLLAYGGLRAASTVFKELQTVVFARVRYGLSRSISAALLRHLHALSLRYHLERKTGSLTRDIDRGTNSISNLLNYLVFNIFPTIVEVLMVTSILLANYSLGFALIILVSFIVYVIFTLVVTRWRMQFRSAMNNKDSIASSFAIDSLLNFETVKYFGNERFEIDRYTRTLKEYEDASIKSQASMSFLNGGQGLIIAAGVTAVMLLAASEVASGLMSIGDLVAVNAFLLQMFMPLGFLGMIYTIVKNSAADMERMFVILNTEPEIKDRPGATRLNVEPNTADVRFELVSFHYESERPILHDVSFEIPAGKKVAIVGPSGSGKSTLARLLYRFYDVSSGRITINGQDIRDVEQESLRDAIGIVPQDTVLFNDTLRYNIKYGRLDATDDEIERAAEMAYLKDFIASLPDGWDTIVGERGLKLSGGEKQRVAIARAILKDPEILIFDEATSSLDSGSENAILKAMREVSSARTTLTIAHRLSTIVDSDQIVVLEFGRVVERGTHRELLELNGHYSKLWSLQQAEDVGADSEPYHAA from the coding sequence ATGGCAAAACGACGAGACCCCAACCCGAGAGAGAACGACCTGAAGAGCGATACTCCGTTCTTCAAGATGCTTTGGACCTTTGTTCCTTATCTTAAGGACCATTGGGTTCGGGCGGTTGTCTCTATCATCTTGCTCCTGAGCGTGAAGGGCGCGACGGTTACGATTCCGCTGGTCCTCAAGGAGATCGTTGATTACCTCGATGCCGGAGATGCCGCGCTCGTGGCGATTCCACTGGGGATGCTCTTGGCCTACGGGGGACTTCGCGCGGCTTCTACGGTCTTCAAAGAGCTGCAAACTGTGGTGTTCGCGAGGGTTCGCTACGGACTCTCCCGCTCGATCTCAGCTGCGCTTTTGAGGCATCTGCACGCGCTCTCGTTGCGATATCACCTGGAAAGAAAGACTGGCTCGCTCACTCGAGATATCGACCGCGGAACCAACAGCATTAGCAATTTGTTGAACTATCTCGTGTTCAATATCTTTCCGACCATCGTGGAAGTCTTGATGGTCACAAGCATCCTCCTGGCCAACTACAGTCTTGGTTTTGCACTGATTATTCTCGTGTCTTTTATTGTCTATGTGATCTTCACACTAGTGGTTACCCGTTGGCGAATGCAGTTTCGCAGTGCCATGAACAATAAGGATTCCATCGCGAGCTCGTTCGCTATCGACAGCCTCCTAAATTTCGAGACCGTGAAGTATTTCGGGAACGAGCGATTCGAAATCGACAGATACACCCGAACCCTCAAAGAGTACGAGGATGCCAGTATCAAGTCTCAGGCCTCAATGTCCTTCTTAAATGGTGGGCAAGGTCTGATCATTGCGGCTGGTGTGACGGCGGTCATGTTGTTGGCCGCTTCCGAAGTGGCGAGTGGTCTAATGTCTATTGGCGACTTGGTGGCCGTCAATGCGTTCCTCTTGCAGATGTTTATGCCGCTCGGGTTCTTGGGCATGATCTATACGATTGTGAAGAATTCAGCCGCAGACATGGAGCGCATGTTCGTGATTCTGAACACCGAGCCTGAGATTAAAGATAGGCCCGGTGCTACAAGACTTAATGTTGAGCCGAATACCGCCGACGTGCGTTTTGAGTTGGTGAGCTTTCATTACGAGTCGGAGAGACCGATTCTCCACGACGTGAGCTTTGAGATTCCCGCCGGAAAGAAGGTGGCCATCGTCGGACCCAGCGGGTCTGGTAAATCTACGCTTGCCCGGCTTCTCTACAGATTTTACGACGTAAGCTCTGGGCGTATCACGATTAACGGTCAGGATATTCGCGACGTAGAACAAGAGAGCTTGCGCGATGCGATTGGAATCGTTCCGCAGGACACCGTGCTTTTCAACGACACGCTTCGCTACAATATTAAATATGGTCGGCTTGATGCGACAGATGATGAGATAGAGCGCGCGGCCGAGATGGCCTACTTGAAGGACTTCATCGCCTCGTTGCCGGACGGCTGGGACACGATAGTTGGGGAGCGTGGCCTGAAGCTTTCGGGCGGTGAGAAGCAACGCGTGGCGATTGCGCGCGCCATCTTGAAAGACCCCGAAATCCTGATTTTTGACGAAGCAACCTCTTCGTTGGACTCCGGTTCGGAGAACGCTATTTTGAAGGCGATGCGAGAGGTTTCTTCGGCGCGCACTACGCTCACCATCGCGCATAGGCTGAGTACGATTGTGGACTCGGACCAGATTGTCGTCTTGGAGTTCGGCCGTGTGGTGGAGAGGGGGACTCATCGTGAGTTGCTCGAGCTCAACGGCCATTATTCAAAGCTCTGGTCTCTACAACAAGCCGAAGACGTCGGGGCCGATTCCGAGCCCTATCACGCAGCTTAA